One segment of Campylobacter concisus DNA contains the following:
- a CDS encoding M23 family metallopeptidase — translation MFDIKLRLAHGNNVVPTSASSSGLTLTINNLIIENEDGKASEDIDKIYLHHCFDKSIYESISLVKNEDSDIKNSYTATFNIPIDKENKGDTKFILYSSDLSKVYSTKDIHAHTDTAVISLGYQDKSSSNFCYSNKVSLRDITDHITNVISDSEYPFKTNEPISLKAIYKQEKGSKRYKEILWGYKVINSKEYDELSKSNPKDVVVLKDQKGKEITFKILDVIQKDDLDKLKQGGHTIVFFAYLEGDKDKFKFYTRYGKNHIRIDIKIPLYIKFKDDKLVIYEFEHAIKEKAFDAKLKLSDNKDNALIKNGNYLYISKDISSNEINIYEDDKLSKELKSDEKTNKSYQIYAKEESSSNQSNADKDDKLGINLLSKENMDKFINSFNESKSLTRVDSGMWEDGDEGVLAKVEMSNEIVFPLKIKPLNNRDMEYDWTLMLGDKGESQAIFGRNRNNGKRQHAARDLYTDMPFKKNVDIKTFKSDVEIVSIADGEVIKTGNFYCKTDHITIQYDTVEFGSFIIRYGEVDPSRVKVKAGDMVRKGQVIGYSGLMIDNGDHPNIVDKKIVTMLHFEYFTNGANKDDPLTVTNDPNNKFKRRKDLADPIEILKEGYKNTFGEIL, via the coding sequence TCACTGCTTTGATAAAAGTATATATGAGAGTATATCTTTAGTAAAAAATGAAGACTCAGATATTAAAAACTCATATACAGCTACATTTAATATCCCAATAGATAAAGAGAATAAAGGAGATACTAAATTTATACTTTATTCAAGTGATCTAAGTAAAGTTTATAGCACTAAAGATATTCATGCTCACACTGATACAGCTGTAATATCTTTAGGATATCAAGATAAGAGTAGCTCTAACTTTTGCTATAGCAATAAGGTCTCGTTAAGAGATATAACAGATCATATAACAAATGTAATCTCTGATAGTGAGTATCCATTTAAGACAAATGAGCCAATAAGCTTAAAGGCTATATATAAACAAGAAAAAGGTAGTAAGAGATATAAAGAGATACTTTGGGGATATAAGGTAATAAATAGTAAAGAGTATGATGAACTATCCAAATCAAATCCAAAAGATGTAGTAGTCTTAAAAGATCAAAAGGGCAAAGAGATAACATTTAAAATTTTAGATGTTATACAAAAAGATGATCTAGATAAGCTAAAGCAAGGTGGTCATACTATAGTATTTTTTGCATATCTTGAAGGTGATAAGGATAAATTTAAGTTTTATACAAGATATGGCAAAAATCATATAAGGATAGATATAAAGATACCTCTATATATTAAATTTAAAGATGATAAGCTAGTTATATATGAGTTTGAGCATGCTATAAAAGAGAAGGCATTTGATGCTAAATTAAAGCTTAGTGATAATAAAGACAATGCTTTAATAAAAAATGGTAATTACTTATATATAAGCAAAGATATCTCATCAAATGAGATAAATATATATGAAGATGATAAGCTAAGCAAAGAGCTAAAAAGTGATGAGAAGACAAATAAGAGCTATCAAATTTATGCAAAAGAAGAGAGCTCTAGTAATCAGTCTAATGCAGATAAAGATGATAAGCTTGGTATAAATTTATTAAGTAAAGAGAATATGGATAAATTTATTAACTCTTTTAATGAATCAAAGAGTTTAACTAGAGTAGATAGTGGTATGTGGGAAGATGGAGATGAGGGGGTCTTAGCGAAAGTAGAGATGAGCAATGAGATAGTTTTTCCACTAAAAATCAAGCCTTTAAATAATAGAGATATGGAATATGACTGGACGCTTATGTTGGGAGACAAGGGTGAGAGCCAAGCAATATTTGGCAGAAATAGAAACAATGGCAAAAGACAACACGCCGCAAGAGATCTATATACAGATATGCCTTTTAAAAAGAATGTAGACATAAAAACATTTAAGTCAGATGTAGAGATAGTATCTATAGCTGATGGCGAAGTAATAAAGACTGGTAATTTTTACTGTAAAACCGATCACATAACGATACAATACGACACAGTAGAATTTGGTAGCTTTATAATAAGATATGGCGAGGTTGATCCTTCAAGAGTAAAAGTAAAAGCGGGTGATATGGTGCGAAAAGGTCAGGTTATAGGATATTCTGGACTAATGATTGATAACGGTGATCACCCAAATATAGTTGATAAAAAAATAGTAACCATGCTTCACTTTGAGTACTTTACAAATGGAGCCAACAAAGATGATCCTTTAACCGTCACCAATGATCCAAACAATAAATTTAAAAGGCGTAAAGACTTAGCAGATCCTATTGAGATATTAAAAGAGGGATATAAAAATACTTTTGGGGAAATATTATGA
- a CDS encoding DUF5675 family protein, with protein sequence MYKFISSFNESKSLTRVDKGMWEDGDEGGVGGCAINDNIIYITIKWEYKASSHSSSSTISEFKISDSDLTGYILEPYGESTKQSDQDKRIPTEKYNLVWHVSTKYSKDKYSKNKRGNFLENGFPKLYNNDVPKSRAILIHVGSKGDHSEGCLLLGSDVVVNEII encoded by the coding sequence ATGTATAAATTTATTAGCTCTTTTAATGAATCAAAGAGTTTAACTAGAGTAGATAAAGGTATGTGGGAAGATGGAGATGAGGGGGGGGTTGGGGGTTGCGCCATAAATGATAATATAATTTATATTACTATAAAGTGGGAATATAAAGCATCCAGCCACTCATCTAGCTCTACAATAAGTGAATTTAAAATTAGCGATAGTGATTTAACAGGCTATATATTAGAACCATATGGCGAAAGCACAAAACAGTCTGATCAAGACAAAAGAATACCTACAGAAAAATATAATCTAGTATGGCATGTTTCTACAAAATATTCAAAAGACAAGTACTCCAAAAATAAGCGTGGAAATTTTTTAGAAAATGGATTTCCAAAATTATATAATAATGATGTTCCTAAAAGTAGAGCCATATTAATACATGTTGGTAGTAAAGGAGATCACTCTGAAGGATGTTTGCTGCTAGGGAGTGATGTCGTTGTTAACGAAATAATATAG
- a CDS encoding 3'-5' exonuclease codes for MAKSYICVFDCETIPDANLIRKIYGIDGSDEDVSVQAMALQEEASGSEFLPVMFHRVVAISAVMADEYGKFLKVSTMEGKDEREIIAKFLKFINDYNPRLVSFNGRGFDLPMLMVRAMRYNLNAAAYYESENKELNKNKWENYRARYSPKFHLDLLDFISDFGSVRGLKLDTLCASLNLPGKYDVHGDQVLELYYAGELDKINEYCESDVLNTYWLFLKFELLQANILQDDYINHLNMMSEFLAKNCAHRGYTEVFCTAISDELARLNGKLDYEIKIQKEDDEEFDDFSDLDGMKDTPEQLNERLARQGLDGLLKKASEVASAAKKDKSFSEEKLPEINLDEE; via the coding sequence ATGGCGAAAAGTTACATCTGCGTCTTTGACTGCGAGACGATACCTGATGCAAATTTGATAAGAAAAATTTACGGCATTGACGGAAGCGACGAAGATGTGAGCGTGCAGGCGATGGCATTGCAAGAAGAGGCCAGTGGGAGTGAGTTTTTGCCTGTGATGTTTCATAGGGTCGTGGCGATCTCTGCAGTAATGGCCGATGAATACGGCAAATTTTTAAAAGTTAGCACAATGGAGGGCAAGGATGAGCGCGAGATCATTGCTAAATTTTTAAAATTTATCAATGATTATAACCCAAGGCTTGTTAGCTTTAACGGCCGTGGCTTTGACCTGCCGATGTTAATGGTGCGTGCGATGCGCTACAACCTAAATGCAGCAGCGTATTACGAGAGCGAAAACAAAGAGCTAAACAAAAACAAGTGGGAAAATTATAGGGCAAGGTATTCGCCTAAATTTCACCTTGACCTGCTTGATTTTATAAGCGATTTTGGAAGCGTGAGAGGACTAAAGCTCGACACTCTTTGCGCTAGCTTAAATTTACCTGGCAAGTACGACGTGCACGGCGATCAGGTGCTTGAGCTTTACTACGCAGGCGAGCTTGATAAGATCAACGAATACTGCGAAAGCGACGTACTTAATACCTACTGGCTCTTTTTAAAATTTGAGCTTTTACAAGCAAATATCTTGCAAGATGACTATATAAATCACCTAAATATGATGAGTGAATTTCTAGCCAAAAACTGCGCTCACAGAGGATATACTGAGGTCTTTTGCACTGCGATAAGCGACGAGCTAGCTAGACTTAATGGCAAGCTTGATTACGAGATAAAGATCCAAAAAGAAGATGATGAAGAATTTGATGATTTTAGCGATCTTGATGGTATGAAAGATACGCCAGAGCAGCTAAATGAGCGTTTGGCAAGACAAGGGCTTGATGGGCTTTTAAAAAAAGCTAGTGAGGTTGCGTCAGCTGCCAAAAAAGACAAGAGTTTTTCTGAAGAGAAACTACCTGAAATAAATTTGGACGAAGAGTAG
- the waaC gene encoding lipopolysaccharide heptosyltransferase I produces the protein MQNKNQLKIAIVKLSALGDIVHAAIVLQFIKKHYSNAHITWLVDARFASLLKDHPLIDELVVLPLKQSFKQSYKILKTLGKFDKVIDLQGLFKSAVVAKIIGKQTYGFSRESVKEKIAARLYRHKFKIDYNENIIVRNLSLVRYALNFSFDRDEILKKLPCFETSEIYKNESGKKRVLIAAFASEESKIYDKFKDVIRLLGGCEIYLCYGSESEKVRAEAIISGTSAKLLEKLSIKEMISFIASCDLVIGNDSGLTHLAWAVNRPSITLFGNRPSHRNAYITDKNLVIDMGKQIDARSIDKNDFCIREIFPETVANFAKRLLNG, from the coding sequence ATGCAAAACAAAAATCAACTAAAAATAGCCATCGTCAAACTCTCCGCTCTTGGGGATATCGTGCACGCAGCTATTGTGCTTCAGTTTATCAAAAAGCACTATTCAAATGCCCATATCACGTGGCTAGTTGATGCTCGTTTTGCAAGCCTTTTAAAAGATCATCCGCTTATCGACGAGCTAGTCGTTTTGCCGCTTAAACAAAGCTTTAAACAAAGCTACAAGATACTAAAAACGCTTGGTAAATTTGACAAAGTGATCGATCTGCAAGGACTTTTTAAATCAGCCGTCGTCGCAAAAATAATAGGCAAGCAAACTTATGGCTTTAGCAGAGAGAGTGTCAAAGAAAAGATCGCAGCTAGGCTTTATAGACATAAATTTAAGATCGACTACAATGAAAATATCATAGTTAGAAATTTAAGCCTTGTTAGATACGCTCTAAATTTTAGCTTTGACAGAGATGAAATTTTAAAAAAATTGCCCTGCTTTGAAACAAGTGAAATTTATAAAAATGAAAGTGGTAAAAAACGCGTTTTAATCGCCGCATTTGCAAGCGAAGAGAGCAAAATTTATGACAAATTTAAAGATGTGATTAGGCTGCTTGGGGGTTGTGAAATTTACCTTTGTTACGGAAGTGAGAGCGAGAAAGTAAGGGCTGAGGCGATCATCTCAGGCACTTCGGCAAAGCTGCTCGAAAAACTAAGCATAAAAGAGATGATAAGCTTCATTGCAAGCTGTGATTTAGTAATTGGCAACGATAGTGGCCTAACGCACCTTGCTTGGGCTGTAAATAGGCCTTCTATAACGCTTTTTGGCAACCGTCCAAGCCACAGAAATGCTTACATCACGGATAAAAATTTAGTTATAGATATGGGTAAGCAAATAGACGCGAGAAGTATCGATAAAAACGACTTTTGCATTAGAGAAATTTTCCCAGAAACGGTTGCAAATTTTGCAAAAAGGCTACTAAATGGATAA
- a CDS encoding lipid A biosynthesis lauroyl acyltransferase, protein MDKLYLAGFYTLKIFIFLLPSSLRDLLAKFLAFSYMKLNKKRLHVVMTNLNLAFGESKTKEKKLEIAKKCYYNFAKYLGINFILNQNTTKQKVLEKVSFKNEHNLLEALKLDRPIIVTTAHFGQWELFSLAMAARFGAVSVLGRKLDSKSMDKILKANRAQFDVELINKDGGAKDILKALKARRIVGILVDQNTAPKDGIKVKFFDKDVLHTPAASVLAQKTNALIINAFIYQKDENISEICFSPAIDINKFDKEEAVQKVTQMQCSACEEMVRARPEEYFWFHQRFKRFYENEYKC, encoded by the coding sequence ATGGATAAGCTCTATCTGGCTGGCTTTTATACTTTAAAAATTTTTATATTTTTACTGCCTAGCTCACTTAGAGATTTGCTTGCTAAATTTTTAGCTTTTTCGTATATGAAGCTTAATAAAAAGCGACTTCACGTCGTTATGACAAATTTAAACCTTGCTTTTGGTGAGTCAAAAACCAAGGAAAAGAAGCTTGAGATCGCTAAAAAATGCTACTACAACTTCGCAAAATACCTTGGCATAAATTTTATCCTAAATCAAAACACGACGAAGCAAAAAGTGCTTGAAAAAGTTAGCTTTAAAAACGAGCATAATCTGCTTGAAGCGCTTAAGCTTGATCGTCCGATTATCGTGACGACCGCGCATTTTGGGCAGTGGGAGCTTTTTAGCTTAGCAATGGCTGCTCGTTTTGGTGCAGTCTCAGTACTTGGCAGAAAGCTTGATAGTAAAAGTATGGATAAAATTTTAAAGGCAAATAGAGCGCAGTTTGACGTGGAGCTCATCAACAAAGATGGCGGCGCAAAAGATATCTTAAAAGCGCTAAAAGCTAGGCGAATAGTGGGAATTTTAGTCGATCAAAATACCGCTCCAAAAGATGGCATAAAGGTGAAATTTTTTGACAAAGATGTGCTTCACACGCCAGCTGCGAGCGTGCTAGCTCAAAAAACAAACGCACTAATAATTAATGCATTTATCTATCAAAAAGATGAAAACATAAGCGAAATTTGTTTTTCACCAGCCATTGATATAAATAAATTTGACAAAGAAGAAGCGGTGCAAAAAGTAACGCAAATGCAGTGCAGCGCGTGCGAAGAGATGGTTAGAGCAAGGCCTGAAGAATACTTTTGGTTTCACCAAAGGTTTAAGAGATTTTACGAAAATGAGTATAAATGCTAA
- a CDS encoding glycosyltransferase family 2 protein yields the protein MLSVVILTFNSEKYLKEVLESAKFADEIIVVDSGSRDSTRQICDGFINVKFHEQAWLGFGAQKQKGVDLAKNEWVFVLDSDEVITDELKNEIISTLKEPKFMAYNVARLNFFFGKAIKNMGLYPDYTVRLFNKNFAKFDGRAVHEKVVLNDGSQRLGALKNHFLHYAYESIEQFIAKQNRYSSMGAKRNLLKALTSPAWTFFKLYVLKGGFKEGFAGYIIARLYAQYTFWKYIK from the coding sequence ATGCTAAGCGTTGTCATTTTGACTTTTAATAGCGAAAAGTACCTAAAAGAGGTGCTAGAGAGCGCTAAATTTGCTGATGAGATCATCGTGGTTGATAGCGGCTCACGAGACAGCACAAGGCAAATTTGTGATGGCTTTATCAATGTGAAATTTCACGAGCAAGCTTGGCTTGGATTTGGCGCGCAAAAGCAAAAGGGCGTGGATCTAGCCAAAAATGAGTGGGTCTTTGTGCTTGATAGCGACGAGGTGATTACAGACGAGCTTAAAAATGAGATCATTAGCACGCTAAAAGAGCCTAAATTTATGGCTTACAACGTTGCTAGGCTAAATTTTTTCTTTGGCAAAGCGATAAAAAACATGGGGCTATATCCAGACTACACGGTGAGGCTTTTTAATAAAAATTTTGCCAAATTTGATGGTAGAGCCGTGCATGAAAAGGTCGTTTTAAATGACGGCTCACAAAGGCTTGGCGCGCTTAAAAATCACTTCTTGCACTACGCGTATGAGAGCATAGAGCAGTTTATCGCCAAGCAAAATCGCTACTCAAGCATGGGCGCAAAAAGAAATTTGCTAAAGGCGCTTACAAGCCCGGCTTGGACATTTTTTAAGCTTTACGTGCTAAAAGGCGGCTTTAAAGAGGGCTTTGCTGGCTACATTATCGCTAGACTTTACGCCCAGTACACATTTTGGAAATATATAAAATGA
- the rfaQ gene encoding putative lipopolysaccharide heptosyltransferase III: protein MKILVIKFRNIGDVLLTTPLIENLHHYYPDATIDFALNKGTEAMIEGNPYIKKIHIYDRQSANSGFFKKLITEIKFIKAIKKEKYDMAVQTTTGDRGIIISKYAKIKKIVGFLGKNQSINKLLNVKAKYYENFSHTIDHNLNALRALGFEPVSKKVSVFSDESVEHLNLPKCFIHMHLTSRWMFKCANDESMAELIDYCENELDVKVVLTSDNKENELEKLASVLKICKSEPINLGGKLNLKQTIALSKRSSLFIGVDTAIMHIAAANDVPVIAFFGPSNAFEWGPWDNSLMENGYTAQNGIQSMGKHIVYQKDWDFVPCDKEGIAKHGIEKTLMDFSDEMPKIKAKIKEILG from the coding sequence ATGAAAATACTTGTGATTAAATTTAGAAACATCGGCGACGTGCTTTTGACTACACCGCTCATTGAAAATTTGCACCACTACTACCCAGATGCAACCATCGACTTTGCTCTAAACAAAGGTACAGAAGCGATGATCGAAGGAAATCCTTACATAAAAAAAATCCACATTTACGATAGACAAAGTGCAAATTCTGGCTTTTTTAAAAAACTAATTACCGAGATAAAATTTATAAAAGCCATTAAAAAAGAAAAATACGATATGGCCGTACAAACAACCACGGGGGATCGCGGCATCATCATCTCAAAATACGCAAAGATCAAAAAAATAGTAGGCTTTCTTGGCAAAAATCAATCAATAAATAAACTTCTAAACGTCAAAGCGAAATACTATGAAAATTTTTCACATACGATCGATCATAATCTAAACGCTTTAAGAGCTTTGGGGTTTGAACCGGTTAGCAAAAAAGTGAGCGTATTTTCAGACGAGAGCGTGGAGCATCTAAATTTACCAAAATGCTTTATTCATATGCATCTAACAAGCCGCTGGATGTTTAAATGTGCAAATGACGAGAGCATGGCAGAGCTCATTGACTACTGCGAAAATGAGCTTGATGTAAAGGTCGTGCTAACAAGCGATAACAAAGAAAATGAGCTAGAAAAGCTAGCAAGCGTGCTAAAAATTTGTAAGAGTGAGCCTATAAATTTAGGCGGTAAGCTAAATTTGAAACAAACGATCGCCCTATCAAAGCGCTCAAGCCTTTTTATTGGTGTTGATACCGCCATCATGCACATAGCCGCAGCAAACGACGTGCCAGTGATCGCTTTTTTTGGTCCAAGCAATGCTTTTGAGTGGGGGCCTTGGGATAACTCACTCATGGAAAATGGTTACACAGCGCAAAATGGCATCCAAAGCATGGGCAAGCACATCGTCTATCAAAAAGACTGGGACTTCGTACCTTGCGACAAGGAAGGTATAGCAAAGCATGGCATAGAAAAGACCTTGATGGATTTTAGCGACGAAATGCCAAAGATAAAAGCCAAAATAAAAGAAATTTTAGGATAG
- a CDS encoding glycosyltransferase family 4 protein — protein sequence MNILHTQTLFNWGGEQNKTLNEMRFMREMGHNVILFCNPNSQIESIAKKEGFSVIAQEMNKKNFHKSVPALCETISSNKIDIVITHGSTDSWIGAIAGLFYRSKGVKFYKERHNLFPIKGFLSKLMHKKLFDKILYISDSVKEYLLSIGVSKDKLFFMPSTVDVEKIDSTKSTFRDEFHIAKDELVIGSFTSLYRKKGVFDFASAAKEILKSKDATIVFSGNISDGTKEQIASMFDEKDRIIFTGFRNDAANIIKGFDIYVFASHSEGLGTVLLEAMSSKVPVVVYDNAPMNVLVKNKERGLCARNLDEISLKECILELINEPEKAKIYSQNAFKFVDENFSHKALKEAIKNLLEQK from the coding sequence ATGAATATTCTTCACACGCAGACACTTTTTAACTGGGGTGGCGAGCAAAATAAGACGCTAAACGAGATGCGTTTTATGCGCGAGATGGGTCATAATGTCATACTTTTTTGCAACCCAAATTCTCAGATAGAAAGCATTGCAAAAAAAGAAGGCTTTAGTGTTATAGCACAAGAGATGAATAAGAAAAATTTTCATAAAAGCGTACCAGCACTTTGCGAAACGATAAGCTCAAACAAGATAGATATCGTAATCACACATGGCTCGACTGATAGCTGGATTGGGGCAATTGCTGGACTATTTTACAGAAGCAAAGGCGTTAAATTTTACAAGGAAAGGCATAATCTTTTTCCTATAAAAGGCTTTCTTTCAAAACTCATGCACAAAAAGCTATTTGATAAAATTTTATACATCTCAGATAGTGTCAAAGAGTACCTGTTAAGCATCGGAGTTAGCAAAGATAAGCTCTTTTTTATGCCAAGCACGGTTGATGTTGAAAAGATCGATAGCACAAAAAGCACTTTTAGAGATGAGTTTCATATCGCCAAAGACGAGCTAGTTATCGGCTCTTTTACCTCGCTTTACCGCAAGAAAGGCGTCTTTGACTTTGCAAGTGCTGCAAAAGAGATTTTAAAGTCAAAGGATGCGACTATTGTTTTTTCTGGCAACATTAGCGACGGCACAAAAGAGCAGATCGCCTCTATGTTTGATGAAAAAGACAGGATCATCTTCACTGGCTTTAGAAATGACGCGGCAAATATCATAAAAGGCTTTGATATTTACGTCTTTGCTTCGCACTCTGAGGGGCTTGGTACAGTCCTACTTGAGGCAATGAGCTCAAAAGTGCCAGTCGTAGTCTACGATAACGCACCGATGAATGTACTAGTTAAAAACAAAGAGCGTGGGCTTTGTGCTAGAAATTTAGATGAAATTTCGCTAAAAGAGTGCATTTTGGAGCTGATAAATGAGCCTGAAAAAGCCAAAATTTACTCACAAAATGCCTTTAAATTTGTGGATGAGAACTTTAGCCATAAGGCGCTAAAAGAAGCTATTAAAAATTTACTGGAGCAAAAATGA
- a CDS encoding polysaccharide deacetylase family protein → MNYPVCVLTMHHCNNNENDFAIKPELFKKALLMALDEGYKFINYAQFKDIASGRVKASRKSILLTFDDGYFDNYKFAFPTLKELKIPAVCFLITDKIKDFKRQDYDFAFKKHKEIDYDKDAEYFLNLDEIRQMQESGLFEFDSHTASHFSCKSNDEEKLREEFSSSLAKIKELFPEKQEFGFCFPKGHFNELSLKVVREYYDFAFSVIDGGFCVGDDKFKIRRIDISNNAKSENDYIFRVKKKLFIYSTPVLGNLYSNFRNRGYK, encoded by the coding sequence ATGAACTACCCAGTTTGCGTGCTAACGATGCATCACTGCAATAACAATGAAAACGACTTTGCCATTAAGCCAGAGCTATTTAAAAAAGCGCTTCTTATGGCGTTAGATGAGGGCTATAAATTTATAAACTATGCTCAGTTTAAAGATATAGCTAGTGGCCGAGTAAAAGCCTCAAGAAAGAGCATTTTACTAACTTTTGATGATGGGTATTTTGATAATTATAAATTTGCATTTCCTACCCTAAAAGAGCTAAAAATTCCAGCTGTGTGCTTTTTGATAACAGATAAGATCAAGGATTTTAAAAGGCAAGATTACGACTTTGCATTTAAAAAACATAAAGAGATCGATTATGATAAAGACGCGGAGTATTTTTTAAATTTAGACGAGATCAGGCAGATGCAAGAGAGTGGCCTTTTTGAGTTTGATAGCCATACAGCGAGCCACTTTTCTTGTAAAAGCAATGATGAAGAAAAATTAAGAGAGGAATTTTCTAGCTCGCTGGCTAAGATAAAAGAGCTATTTCCCGAAAAACAAGAATTTGGCTTTTGCTTTCCAAAAGGGCACTTTAACGAGCTTTCACTAAAAGTTGTAAGAGAGTATTATGACTTTGCTTTTAGTGTGATAGATGGCGGATTTTGCGTAGGAGATGATAAATTTAAGATAAGACGTATTGATATCTCAAACAATGCAAAAAGTGAAAATGACTACATTTTTAGGGTTAAAAAGAAGCTTTTTATCTATTCTACGCCGGTGCTAGGAAATTTATATTCAAATTTTAGAAATAGAGGCTATAAATAA
- a CDS encoding glycosyltransferase family 25 protein: MNNPIYVISLKRDEERRQNLQRQFNRYDEFKIIDAVDAKNFSVNEFYSAMIDCLLKSCNEDYKFKIPTLIATPGELACTMSHIKAYEDFLQGDAEFTLILEDDVIGNDELINEAFLLCKDISSDSILICGVQDGLNSRFRAFGKKIKENLYLISPYSYASIYRTAAYILTRKSAKALLDFYKDGLYGADKWEAILKNTDLKMYFSNIFSHPEELNGSSLEIQRKQKEKINSLFKKSNKNFSYKISRFYEKHIAKNERIFTK; this comes from the coding sequence ATGAATAATCCCATCTATGTAATATCATTAAAAAGAGATGAAGAGCGAAGGCAAAATTTACAAAGACAATTTAACAGATATGATGAATTTAAAATAATAGATGCGGTTGATGCTAAAAATTTTAGTGTCAATGAGTTTTACAGCGCCATGATAGATTGCTTATTAAAATCTTGCAATGAAGATTATAAATTTAAGATACCGACATTAATTGCGACACCAGGTGAGCTAGCATGCACAATGTCACACATAAAAGCTTATGAGGATTTTTTACAAGGCGACGCGGAATTTACTTTAATATTAGAGGATGATGTTATTGGAAATGACGAATTAATAAATGAAGCCTTTTTGCTATGCAAAGATATAAGTAGTGATAGCATTTTGATATGCGGTGTGCAAGATGGATTAAATAGTAGATTTCGTGCTTTTGGCAAAAAAATAAAAGAAAATTTATATCTTATCTCACCATACTCATACGCTAGTATATATAGAACGGCTGCTTACATTCTAACAAGAAAGAGTGCAAAAGCTCTGCTTGATTTTTACAAAGATGGTCTTTACGGAGCCGATAAATGGGAAGCGATCCTAAAAAACACTGATCTAAAAATGTATTTTAGCAACATCTTTTCTCATCCAGAGGAGCTAAATGGCTCTAGCCTAGAAATCCAAAGAAAGCAAAAAGAGAAGATAAATTCTCTTTTTAAAAAATCTAATAAAAATTTCTCATACAAAATTTCAAGATTTTATGAAAAACATATAGCTAAAAATGAGAGAATTTTTACAAAGTAA
- a CDS encoding polysaccharide deacetylase family protein, which yields MSVTVLMYHHVLEKSGFIASSVDEFRDQMKFLAQNGYKSLSSAEFVAYKKGELSVPKKSVFITFDDGWKDNFVYAYPIIKEFNLKATIFLVAGWIEQASRKSGKFIELNHNEYKNAAPTRPEDVFLNYEEIAKMKEYFDFHSHTYTHFDDYFGICEMKENFTKCKEFMYKNFGFDDKLLCWPRGKFNDELKNVAKSVGYEVFFTTKRGINKPDGVLDDIRRIAVKKDASWLKKTLFIYQNDFLGSLYSTLKS from the coding sequence ATGAGCGTAACAGTTTTAATGTATCATCATGTGCTTGAAAAGAGTGGGTTTATTGCAAGTAGCGTAGATGAGTTTAGAGATCAGATGAAATTTTTAGCTCAAAATGGCTACAAATCGCTAAGTTCGGCTGAGTTTGTGGCATATAAAAAAGGTGAGCTTAGTGTGCCAAAAAAGAGTGTCTTTATCACATTTGATGATGGCTGGAAGGACAATTTTGTTTACGCATATCCTATTATCAAGGAATTTAATCTTAAAGCGACTATTTTTCTAGTTGCTGGCTGGATAGAGCAGGCGAGTAGAAAAAGCGGCAAGTTTATAGAGCTGAATCATAACGAATACAAAAATGCTGCACCAACTAGACCTGAAGATGTCTTTTTAAACTACGAGGAAATAGCAAAGATGAAAGAGTACTTTGACTTTCACTCGCATACTTATACGCATTTTGATGATTATTTTGGTATTTGTGAAATGAAAGAAAATTTTACAAAGTGCAAAGAATTTATGTATAAAAATTTTGGCTTTGATGACAAGCTACTTTGCTGGCCAAGAGGTAAATTTAATGATGAGCTAAAAAATGTGGCAAAAAGCGTTGGCTATGAGGTTTTTTTTACAACAAAGCGTGGGATAAATAAACCTGATGGTGTGCTTGATGACATAAGGCGCATAGCGGTAAAAAAAGATGCAAGCTGGCTAAAAAAGACACTATTTATCTATCAAAATGACTTTTTAGGCTCACTATATTCAACACTAAAATCTTAA